A window from Halomicrobium urmianum encodes these proteins:
- a CDS encoding vWA domain-containing protein has translation MATIETSVNRPYLPADGATLTAEIDVEPGEQTASPRRHVALCIDTSGSMQGENIQRARDGAAWVFGLLDDDDWVSVVAFDTDAEVILPATRWGDIERDDAMDDVDDLSAGGGTDMYSGLRAAAESLHGSRAGPDAVRRLLLLSDGKDNEHQPADFADLAREIDAAGARIQSAGIGTDYNQKTIRTLGTTARGTWTHLESPGDIEAFFGDAVEQAGSVVAPDAQLELDVAPGVEVSEVYRALPQAQEVDVEWEDNTSVVKLPDLVEREQQRVVLKIHAPGGDLGEEATLADVTLTARGETAVDEVAVEYTDDADLLAEHNESVSIDHKQTVVRTELGKGNVEAAETEVERMTVVHGEDAAAVEEAEQQTQLVKEGGRAERSQATQIVDEDRLE, from the coding sequence ATGGCTACGATCGAGACCAGCGTCAACCGCCCGTACCTCCCCGCCGACGGCGCGACCCTCACCGCGGAAATCGACGTCGAGCCGGGCGAGCAGACCGCGAGCCCCCGCCGCCACGTCGCCCTCTGTATCGACACGAGCGGGTCGATGCAGGGCGAGAACATCCAGCGCGCCCGCGACGGCGCAGCGTGGGTGTTCGGCCTGCTCGACGACGACGACTGGGTCAGCGTCGTCGCCTTCGACACCGACGCGGAAGTGATCCTGCCGGCGACCCGGTGGGGCGACATCGAGCGCGACGACGCGATGGACGACGTCGACGACCTCTCCGCCGGCGGCGGTACCGACATGTACAGCGGGCTGCGCGCGGCCGCCGAATCGCTGCACGGCTCTCGTGCGGGACCCGACGCCGTCCGCCGGCTCCTCCTGCTGTCGGACGGCAAGGACAACGAGCACCAGCCCGCCGACTTCGCCGACCTCGCGCGGGAGATCGACGCCGCCGGCGCGCGGATCCAGTCGGCCGGCATCGGCACGGACTACAACCAGAAGACCATCCGGACGCTCGGCACCACCGCGCGCGGGACCTGGACGCACCTGGAGTCCCCCGGCGACATCGAGGCGTTCTTCGGCGACGCCGTCGAGCAGGCCGGATCAGTGGTCGCGCCGGACGCACAGCTGGAACTCGACGTCGCGCCCGGCGTCGAGGTCAGCGAGGTCTACCGCGCGCTGCCGCAGGCCCAGGAGGTCGACGTCGAGTGGGAGGACAACACCTCCGTCGTGAAGCTCCCGGACCTCGTCGAGCGGGAGCAACAGCGCGTCGTCCTGAAGATTCACGCGCCGGGCGGCGACCTCGGCGAGGAGGCGACGCTCGCCGACGTGACCCTCACCGCGCGCGGCGAGACGGCCGTCGACGAGGTGGCCGTCGAATACACCGACGACGCGGACCTGCTCGCCGAGCACAACGAGTCCGTCTCGATCGACCACAAGCAGACCGTCGTCCGCACCGAGCTGGGCAAGGGCAACGTCGAGGCCGCCGAGACCGAGGTCGAGCGGATGACCGTCGTCCACGGCGAGGACGCGGCCGCCGTCGAGGAGGCCGAGCAGCAGACCCAGCTCGTCAAGGAGGGCGGCCGCGCCGAGCGGAGCCAGGCCACCCAGATCGTCGACGAGGACCGACTCGAGTGA
- a CDS encoding serine/threonine protein kinase, producing the protein MTAGAATSDIGPGDVVAGRYRIEEEAGAGGFARAYEAVDGDTGETVAVKVPNYDSANDADVIEEYFGAEADALERIRAAGGHPNVMDLLARTDVGGTPVLIVEFVDGYELDRAIDEIGTLDAGEVREVGMGLSDAMSFLHENEIVYRDLKPDNVMLAERDGQVTPVLIDFNTATGFDASGEAEDSGTTILGPYKPREVAEASRTDARQGPWSDVYSIGKILLFLLKGTVPKQDGIDPRDFGVDCPAYLAAVVEKATRTDYEERYPNATSLYHVLEQEDPSPPPQARLQSLQTDARFTIHPGDTLGREDAVGPSPAIAIEDEDEYVSTVQIQFEYDGGTWVLGDRSLNGTYVQTGEGWQRVLGAAGRERLREQGEDPTDRHGEVPPETFRLADGDLIALVHPSYGVAFEFQTG; encoded by the coding sequence GTGACGGCCGGCGCCGCGACCAGCGACATCGGGCCAGGCGACGTCGTCGCCGGCCGGTACCGGATCGAGGAGGAGGCCGGCGCCGGCGGGTTCGCCCGCGCGTACGAGGCCGTCGACGGCGACACCGGCGAGACGGTCGCCGTCAAGGTGCCCAACTACGACTCCGCGAACGACGCCGACGTCATCGAGGAGTACTTCGGCGCGGAGGCGGACGCCTTAGAGCGGATCCGCGCGGCCGGCGGCCACCCGAACGTGATGGACCTGCTCGCCCGCACGGACGTCGGCGGGACGCCCGTCCTCATCGTCGAGTTCGTCGACGGCTACGAGCTCGATCGGGCGATCGACGAGATCGGGACGCTGGACGCCGGCGAGGTCCGCGAGGTCGGGATGGGCCTGTCGGACGCGATGTCGTTCCTCCACGAGAACGAGATCGTCTACCGCGACCTGAAGCCGGACAACGTGATGCTCGCCGAGCGGGACGGGCAGGTGACGCCCGTCCTGATCGACTTCAACACGGCCACCGGGTTCGACGCCTCCGGCGAGGCCGAGGACTCCGGGACGACCATCCTCGGCCCCTACAAGCCCCGCGAGGTCGCCGAGGCCAGCAGGACCGACGCCCGGCAGGGCCCGTGGTCGGACGTCTACTCCATCGGGAAGATCCTCCTGTTCCTGCTGAAGGGCACCGTCCCGAAGCAGGACGGGATCGACCCGCGGGACTTCGGCGTCGACTGCCCGGCCTACCTCGCCGCCGTCGTCGAGAAGGCCACCCGGACGGACTACGAGGAGCGGTACCCCAACGCCACCTCGCTGTACCACGTCCTCGAGCAGGAGGACCCGAGCCCGCCGCCGCAGGCGCGCCTGCAGTCCCTGCAGACGGACGCGCGGTTCACGATTCACCCCGGCGACACCCTCGGCCGGGAGGACGCCGTCGGTCCCTCCCCCGCGATCGCCATCGAGGACGAGGACGAGTACGTCTCGACAGTCCAGATTCAGTTCGAGTACGACGGCGGGACGTGGGTGCTGGGCGACCGCAGCCTCAACGGCACCTACGTCCAGACCGGCGAGGGCTGGCAGCGGGTGCTGGGCGCGGCCGGCCGCGAGCGTCTGCGCGAGCAGGGCGAGGACCCCACCGACCGCCACGGCGAGGTCCCGCCCGAGACGTTCCGGCTCGCGGACGGCGACCTGATCGCGCTCGTCCACCCCAGCTACGGTGTCGCATTCGAGTTCCAGACGGGATGA